From the genome of Polynucleobacter sp. AM-7D1:
CTCGATAGCCAGCCAAAATAAAGCCCTCTTTCAGCGCGGGAATCAAAAAGATCTTTGGGATTAATGTTGGCAATAAAAAACCCGACCATAAGCTGATCGGGTTTTTGACTGAGTAAAAGATTAACTAATCGTTCGCATAAATATCAACATCTTTTGTCTCGCGAATAAACAAAGTACCAATCACCAATGTAATGGCAGCAATGATGATCGGATACCAAAGACCATAGTAAATATTTCCGTTTTGAGCCACGAGAGCAAATGATATTGTTGGCAGCAATCCCCCAAACCAGCCGTTACCAATATGGTAGGGCAAGGACATTGATGTATAGCGAATGCGCGTTGGGAACATCTCGACCAACATGGCTGCAATAGGGCCATACACCATGGTCACCAAAATAACTAAATAGGCTAACAACAAAAGAACTGGCACATAACTGATTTCATCAGGATTAGCTTTTGCTGGATAGCCCGCATCATTAAGAGCATTACGGATAGCATTTTTAAAATCTGCGTCTCTCGACTGACTCTCTATTAAAGTCATTCCCTTTGCTGAATACGCCTGAATTTCAGTTTCACCAATTTTAATAATGGCAGTACTTCCCACTGCACCAGAAATTGTTTTGTAACTGGCAGAGTTAGATGCCATAACCTGCTTAGCAATGTCACATGAACTCGTGAATTTAGCCGTATCAGTTGGATTGAACTGGAAACTACATTCGCTCAAATCCGCAGTAATCGTTGCTGGCGCAGCAACCATCGCCTTTTCTAAAGCGGGATTTGCGAAATGGGTTAATGCATTAAATACAGAAACAGGTGTGCCCGGAATATAGGTCACTACAGCTAGCAACAGGCCTCCCATGATGATGACCTTGCGCCCAATCATGTCCGACAAGGTTCCAAAAATAACAAAGAATGGTGTACCAATGATTAAGGCGGCGGCGATTAATAGATTAGCTGTTGTGGAGTCCACTTTGAGCACCTGAGTAAGGTAGAACAAAGCATAGAACTGACCTGTGTACCACACCACTGCTTGACCAGCCACTAAGCCAAATAAGGCTAAGAGGACAATCTTTAAATTCTTCCATTGGGCAAACGACTCTGTCAGCGGCGCTTTAGATAACTTACCCTCCTCTTTCATTTTTTTGAAAGCAGGCGATTCGTTCATGGACAGTCGAATCCAAATCGATATGCCAAGTAATGCAATGGATACGACAAATGGAATACGCCATCCCCAAACCTCAAAATCAGAACCCGTTAGCTCACGAGCACCCAAGATCACTAGCAGGGATAAAAACAAACCCAAAGTAGCCGTCGTCTGAATCCAAGATGTATATGCACCGCGACGACCATGGGGTGCATGCTCGGCAACATAAGTGGCGGCGCCACCATACTCGCCACCCAAAGCCAAGCCCTGCAGCATCCGCAATGCGATGAGGATGACTGGGGCAGCCACACCAATCGAATCGTAATTTGGCAAGATGCCAACAACAAAGGTTGAGACACCCATTAACAAAATGGTGACTAGGAAGGTGTACTTACGACCAATCAGATCTCCTAGTCGTCCAAATACCAAAGCACCAAACGGTCGGACGATAAAGCCAGCAGCAAAAGCCAACAAGGCAAAAATAAAAGCGGAACCCTGGTCTAGCCCTGAGAAAAACTGTTTGGCAATAATGGCAGCCAATGAACCATATAAATAAAAGTCATACCATTCGAAAACCGTACCCAAGGACGAAGCAAAAATAACTTTGCGCTCCTCAGCAGTCATGGGGGCGACCTTAGTTGATCGTGACATCTACAACATTCCTAATAATTTTTTATAGGGGCAGATTATCACTTGAAAATTAGCCCTCAAATATAGAAATTAGGGTATCTCCCCATCAAGTTATAAAAAATTTTGATCAAAAAAAAGAGGAGGCATAGCCCCCTCTTTTCTTTAATTTACTTCTCTACCAACCAATTACTTTAGGCAACCAAAGTGAAATTTGTGGGTAGTAGAAAACTAAGAACAATGCTACGCCCTGCATAAACAGGAATGGCAAGACACCAATGTATAAGTCCCTAATCTTCACCTCAGGTGGAGCAACCCCTTTGAGATAAAAGAGTGCCCAACCAAATGGGGGAGTTAAGAATGATGATTGCAGGCAAACGGTGATCATCATTGCAACCCAAACAGGATCTGCACCTTGCGCCAAAAGAACGGGGAGGAACAATGGCACAGCAATATAACTAATTTCAATCCACTCAATAAAAAAGCCGAGTACAAAAATTAGCAAGAGCATGAACCAAATATCGCTATTAATTCCGCCAGGTATCACCTCAAACATCCCAGAGATAAGCTCTTCTCCGTTAAGCCCCCTGAAGGACAAGGCAAATACTTGTGCGCAAATTAAAATAAACATCATTAACGCGCTGATCTTGGTAGTGTCTATTGCAACTTGCTTCAAAATATCCCACTTAAAGCGACCAGATAAAAAAGTTACCAAAATTGATCCGACGGCACCCATCGCTGCAGCTTCGGTTGGCGCAGCAACACCACCAACGATAGAGCCTAATACTGCAACCACCAACATAATTGGTGGAACCACAACTTTCCAAAAACGCACCCAGAGTTCTTTACCCGAAACACGGCTGCGCTCTTCCTTGGGAATAGGTGGCATTAAGTCAGGCTTAAGCCAACCTAAAATCAAAATGAAGACTATATAAACCACTACCAAAATGAGCCCGGGTCCTACTGCAGCGGCAAACAAAGTACCAACCGACAACTGCATGATGTCGGAGAGCAAAATTAAAATGAGACTAGGTGGAATAATTTGACCCAAGGTACCAGAAGCGCAAATTGCACCGCAGGCAATACTCTTGTTATAGCCACGTCGTATTAAGGTTGGTAGGGTCAACAAGCCTAAGGTGATGACGGTAGCACCAACAATGCCGGTTGTAGCACCCATCAAAGCCCCGAACAAGATAATTCCAACCGCCATACCGCCCTTAACACCGCCCGCTATGTGCCCAATCACATCAAGCAAATCATCTGCTAGCCGAGATTTTTCCAGCATGATTCCCATAAAAATAAACAAGGGAATTGCAAGCCATTGATAACCCGCCACAATGCCAAAGACTCTGGCTGGCAATAAGTTAAACAAGGAGGTTCCGAATCCTAAAAATCCAAATACGAATCCGACTGTTGCCAAAGTAATGGCAACTGGAACCCCAACCATCAATAAAATGAAAAAGCCTATCAGCATCAGAATGGCCATCACATGCATATCAAACATGCTGACCTCCTTTGGTGCTATAGCCATTCAGAATCACCCGACAGAGCTCCCCAACGCCTTGTAGAGCCAGTAAAGCAAAGCCAATTGGAATTAATCCCTTCACAATCCAACGATAAGGAATGCCTCCTGGATCGGGCGACATTTCTCCAATCGAGAAAGACTGGACAACATATGATGAGGACAAGTAGATAAATAGCAGCGCCACAATTATTGTGAGGACTGCAGAAAGAATATCTACTCGATATTTTGTCTTAGGTGAGTAATTGGCGTAGAACAAATCAACCCGAACATTATCCCCACGTAACAAGGCATAACTCATACCGAATAAGATTAATGCCGCCAATAGATGCCACTCAAGCTCTTGTGCCCACACCGAACCAATGCTCATGGTGTAGCGTAAAAAAACGTTAACTGTTATTAACCCCACAATGGCCAAGGCCACGTAAGACGTGGCCTTGCCAGTGAAATCAATTAAGCCTTCGATACGCAATGCGATTTTTAATAACAAAGGATGCACTGATATTCCTAACTTAAATGATTAAAACAAAAATCAACCGCGAACTTTGCTGTGGTAGGTTGCCTCGCTGTAAGAAGCCCAGGAATCGTAATTGCGCTTAAAGGCAAAATAAGAATCATGTACTTTTTTAGTCATAGGATCAGCAGCGGCAGACTCGTCCAAAATCTTCTTCGTTTCAGTGCGCATCGCAGCTACTACTGAATCTGGCAATTGCAGAGCAGTAACGCCTTGCTTCTCAACCAAATCTTTCATTGCCTCGGCATTGTTACGCTGACACCATGCCTCACCAATAACATTACAAGCTGCAGATGCATTTTGCACAACCGCTTGAAGATCTTTAGGTAGCTTTTCCCAAGCTGCTTTATTAATCAAAAGCTCAGAAGTAGTTGCTGGCTCATGCCAACCAGTGGTGTAGTAGAACTTAGCTGCTTTTTGCAATCCAAGACGACGGTCTTGAAATGGGCCAACGAATTCAGCTGCATCAATCACGCCACGCTCAAGCGCTGGGAAAATCTCACCGCCTGGCAATACTTTCACATCAACACCCAACTTGGCATAGACCTTACCAGCAAGTCCAGGGATACGCATTTTTAGACCCTTTAGATCTGCGACGCTATTAATTTTCTTTTTAAACCAACCAGTCATTTGCACACCGGTATTACCGCAAGGCATTGCAATCATGCCAAAAGGTGCATAGGTTTCATTCCAGAGATCAATACCGCCACCGTCATATAGCCAACCATTCATCCCTTGGAAATTCAGGCCGAATGGCACAGCTGTAAAGTACTGAGCTGCAAATGTTTTGCCGGTCCAGAAATAACTATTAGCATGATTCATCTCCACCGTACCAGAGCGAACAGCATCAAAACCCTCAAATGCGGGAATCAATTCTCCAGCGCCGAAAACTTGAATCTTTAAGCGGCCATTGGACATTTCGCCAATCCGTTTCGCTAAGTCAGTTGCACTACCTGGGCCGTCCATATAAAACGGTGCACCCTTTGGGTAGGCGCTGGTCATCTTCCAGTTAAAGGTTTGTGATGATTGCGCTCGCACAATGGCTGGAGCGCCCAAGGTAGCCCCAACAACACCTGCACCAATTCCTGTACTGAGAAACTTACGACGGTTTGTTTTCATAATTGACTCCTCCTAAAAAAATACTAACTACACACATATGGTTAAAAGTTGATGAAGATCAAGATTTCCGAAATGGCTTGTCAGCATTGCAATGCAATAAATGATTTTTTTCCTACCAAACCAATGTAGAGCATATTCAACAAGAGAAGGTCAGTACATTCCCTAATGCAGTGCATAAAGTGCACTTTTTTTGGGATGATGGGATTTGATGCTTCAATTTGGTGTCTGCAAGAATCTAAACTACCTTTACTAAATTAATAACTCAAACCTGCAATAGGAGATATACAAATAATGCAACCAAAATGGGGTATTCGCGGAATGGCGGTAGCGCCACACTCACTTGCATCTGAGTCAGCCTTAGGGGTTCTTAAAGAGGGTGGGAATGCTTTAGAGGCAATGATTGCCGCTGCTGCAACGATTGCAGTGGTCTATCCCCACATGAATTCGATTGGTGGAGACTCATTCTGGGTCGTGCATTCACCCGGAAAAGCAATGGGGGGTATTGATGCTTGCGGAGCCGCAGCAGGATTAGCCACTAAAAACTGGTACGCAGAGCGCGGCATTACTAAAGCGATTCCATTTAGAGGCGCTGTTGCAGCTAATACTGTTGCAGGCACTATTTCTGGTTGGGGCGCTGCGCAGAAACTTTCTCAACAAGGTCTTCGCGGCAAGCTTCCGCTCTCCCGCCTCTTGGCAGATGCCATCTACTACGCAGAAGCTGGTGTGCCAGTTACCCACAGTCAATCAAGCTTAACTGCCAAGAAGCGTGCAGAGCTCATTGATATACCAGGTTTTGCAAATACCTTTTTAGTAAACGGCCAAGCGCCTGCCGTTGGCAGCATCTTTAAACAAGATCGCCTAGCCAAGACCTTGCGCCAAATTGCCCGCAAAGGAACTGAGGATTATTACCGCGGAGACTTAGCAGAGCTATTAGCAAAAGAACTCACTGAGCTAGGTAGCCCATTAAGACTCAGCGACCTACATCGTCACCATGCAAAATTAATTGATCCACTGGAGTTAAAACACAGCCTAGGGAATGTCTACAACATGACTCCGCCAACTCAAGGTGTCGTGTCGCTGATGATTTTGGGAATCTTGGATCAACTCAACTTAAAGCGCTTCAAAGTAGACAGCGCTGAGTATGTACACCATTGTGTTGAAGCCACCAAGCAAGCTTTTAAAGTCAGAGATCAATATGTCACTGATCCCGCTTATATGGCAAAGCACGCACAATCTTTCTTAGCGCCAGCATTCTTAAAAAAACTCGCTAAAAATATTGATCCTGAAAAAGCTTTGCCTTGGGGTCAAGGTAAGGGCCCTGCCGACACGATTTGGATGGGCGTAGTCGATGGTGAAGGCAACTGCGTTTCTTTCATTCAAAGTATCTATCATGAATTTGGCGCAGGAATCGTATTACCGAAATCCGGCGTCAATTGGCAAAATCGTGGCTGTAGTTTTTCATTAGATCCTAAAACACTGAATCACTTAGAGCCCTATCGCAAGCCGTTCCACACATTAAATCCAGCCATGGCTTTATTTAAAGACGGACGTTCCATGGTTTATGGAACGATGGGAGGCGATGGACAACCCCAAACACAATGCGCAGTCTTTACGCGCACAGCCACATATGGACTTGATCCTCAAGATGCAATTAGTCGTCCTCGCTGGTTATTAGGGCGAACCTGGGGGCAAACTAGCGATAGCTTAAAACTCGAGTCGCGTTTTAACCCGTGGGTTGCTAAAGAGCTCCATGCTCTTGGGCATGAAATTGAAATGCTAGATGCTTTTGATGAAACTGTAGGGCATGCGGGCTGTATTATTCGAGAGCCCTCTGGAACCTTGCGTGGCGGCTGGGACCCACGTAGCGATGGGGCAGTTAGCGCTTATTAGTAATAAATAATTTGGGTACGCGTAGATCCCAATGAATGGCAGCTACGCGTAATCCAAATATAGCGAGCATGCAAACGACCGAAGCTTCTAGCGTGTATTGCGGAAAATAATTCAGCGCTAATACATAGAGGGTGCATCCAATAGTCACAGGAATAGCATATAACTCATGAGACATGAGTAAAGTTTTTCTACCCGCCAAGACATCTCGCAATAGTCCACCGCCAATAGCAGTAACCACACCCAAGATGACAGGTGCTACCGGCAAACCGAATCCAAGATTCCAGACTTTATCCGCTCCTTGAATCCCAAACAAAGCCGCACCCAGACCATCTATATAGAGCATCATCCGATAGATCTGCGGTTGAGTAAAAAACGATTCCGCCACAAACGTCAACACGCATGCACCAAGAGCAACCCAGATATAAATTTGCGAAATTGACCAAAAAGCTGGGACATCTAAAATCATGTCACGAATCGTACCGCCACCAATTGCAGTAATCACACCCAAAACCAAAACGCCAAATAAATCGACGCCACGATCGGAAATTGCTAAAACCCCTGTAACAGCAAAGGCAACTGTGGCGATCATGCCAATCCAGAAATTAATTTGATCCATGACATTGAGTCTAAAGCACTCGAGTGAGACGAGCAATGAAGTCCTGAATATACTGAGACTTACGATCACAGGAAATTCTTATGAAAACCCAACTTTATAGTTTTTGGCGTAGCTCAGCAGCTTTTAGAGTGCGCATTGCCCTCAATTTAAAAGGGATCGATCATCAAATCATTCCAATTCATCTTCTCAAGAATGGTGGCGAACACACTAGCGCTGAATACACTGCTAAAAACCCTACTCGCCTAGTGCCTCTTTTAATTGAAGGTGATCATGCTATTCATCAATCGCTAGCCATCATTGAGTATCTTGAAGAAACGTATCCCAACCCACCACTACTCCCTAAGCATGCAATCGATCGGGCTTGGGTGCGCGCTTTAGCAATGGATATCGCTATCGATGTTCATCCTATTGGCAATTTGAGAGTACTGCGCTACTTAATGAAAAACTTAGGTGTTAGTGCTGAGAACAAAGATATGTGGAGTCGGCATTGGATGATGCTGGGTTTAGAGAACCTAGAGAAACAATTAAGTTCAGATTCTAGAGTAGGTCGCTTTTCTTTTGGAGATCAACCGGGCTTGATTGATGCTTGCCTTGTCCCGCAGATCTTTAATGCGCTCAGCGCTAAATTGAATATGAAAACCTACCCGACACTTATGAAGATATTTGATGAATGTATGACCCTACCGGCTTTCATTGATGCGGCCTGGGAAAAACAAATTGATGCGGAGGGATTAAACCCCTCTATTCCACCAAAGGAATAGCGAGAGGGTCAGTAGTGATCCAACAGTAGTAACAAGCACTACACGAGAAATGACTCTGCCATCTGCCATGTAGTACTGAGCCAGCATATATGGTCCTGTGCCAGTTGGCATGGCCGCTAATATCACCGCAGCATTGACCCATAGCGTAGGCAATTCCAAAAGAGGGCCAGCAATTAACCAGGCAATGATTGGCTGAATAATCAGCTTGCCAAAGCTAATACCCCAAACTTTGCTCGAAGCATTTTCATCTTTACGAATCAGAAATAATCCGATTGATACCAACGCGCAAGGGGTTGCTGCTGCCGCCAAAAATGAAAGCACTTGCGCCAATGGATCGTAAATCACCCAACCAGAAGCAGCCCATGCTAGACCTAATACAGGTGACACCAAGAGCGGATTAGAGGCCAAGGATTTCAGCACACTCCAAACTATTTCATGAGACTTTTTATGCGACAACATGTCGATCTCAATGAGAATCGTCGCCAATGCAAACAGAATAAACACCAGGAAAGTAGCAATGATGGCAGGCGCTAGACCATCTTGACCAAGCGCTAATAAACATAACGGTATACCCATGTAACCGGTATTCGAATAAGAGGCACTCAAACCAGCAAAGCTTGCTGCTGCCAAGTCGCGCCCTTGATACCAATAGAGGCTGAGTGCGAGAACAAAAACAATCAAGGCACTAATTAAAAAAGCAGCAATAAATCCAGGCTGCCAGAGTGTCTCCCAACCACTATTCGCTGCGAAGTTAAAGAGCTGGGCGGGTAACGCAAGCCAGATAACAAATCGATTGAGCTCAATAGATGCATTAGCGCCCAACTTACCACTTTTGCCACTTAAGTAGCCCAATGAGATGAGTGCAAATACGGGGAAGAGAACGTTAAATACGTAGATCACGGGAAAAGTCTTAATTACGCAATCTTGCGTAGTGTCGCTTGATACCGCAGAGCATTTTGCACATAGCGTCCTGCGATATCGTTAATGCCTGCAATTTGCTCTGGACTGAGTGACTTCACCACTTTTGCGGGCGTGCCCAAAATCATCGAACCATCTGGAAACTCTTTTCCCTCGGTGATTAAAGCGCCTGCACCCACAAGACAGTTCTTACCAATTTTGGCGCCATTCAAAATAACTGCGCCAATACCAATCAAACTGCCGTCACCAATCTGACAACCATGCAGCATCACTTTATGACCAACAGTCACGTGTTTGCCAATGACTAAGGGATAGCCTGGGTCAGTATGCAAGACAGAAGCATCCTGCACATTACTACCCTCACCAATCTGAATATGGTCGTTGTCCCCGCGTACTACTACCTGAGGCCAAACGCTCGCATTTTTTTGGAGCTCAACCATGCCGATTACTTCAGCGCTCTCGGCAACCCAAGCCCCCTCAGCTAACTGGGGGGCATTTCCGTCTAGTTCAAATATAGCCATGACCCATTATAGGTAATGGCTATATTTATGAAAGCCTACCAGTTAGGCTCTCGGTCTGGCGTAGAAGAAATACGGTGAATACTCAAATCAGCACCGTCATATTCTTCTTCATGTGACATACGGATACCCAAGAATGCTTTCAAGAGGCCGTAAACCACGATACCCCCTATCAAAGCGATTGCCACACCCAGGAAGCTGCCAATGAATTGCCCTAAGAAGGTAACGCCACCCATCCCACCAAGCGCCTTACTTCCAAAAATACCAGCCGCTAAACCGCCCCACAAACCACACAAGCCATGTAATGGCCAAACGCCTAATACATCGTCAATCTTCCAGCGGTTTTGCACTAAGGTGAACATATATACAAATAGACCGCCAGCAATTAAGCCCACGACTAATGCGCCCAATGGATGCATTAAGTCTGATCCAGCGCAGACTGCCACTAAACCAGCTAGGGGGCCGTTGTAAGTAAAGCCAGGATCATTTCGACCAATCACCCATGCAGCTAAAGTACCGCCAACCATTGCCATCAAAGAGTTCATCGCTACCAAGCCACTGACCTTATCAATGGTCTGCGCACTCATCACGTTAAAGCCAAACCAACCTACCGCCAAAATCCAAGCGCCCAAAGCCAAGAAAGGAATGCTTGAGGGTGGGTGTGCAGCAATATGACCTTCTTTGGTGTAACGTCCACGACGCGCACCCAGCAAAATAATCGCCGGCAATGCAATCCATCCTCCTACTGCGTGGACCACGATCGAGCCCGCAAAATCATGGAACTCTTCGCCAGTCAACCCCTTAATCCAAGCCTGAATGCCGTAGTGCTGATTCCATGCAATGCCCTCAAAGAATGGATAGACAAAGCCCACCAAGACAAAGGTTGCAATTAATTGCGGATTAAATTTAGCCCGCTCTGCAATACCACCAGAAATAATGGCTGGAATTGCAGCAGCAAAGGTCAATAAGAAAAAGAATTTAACTAGCTCATAGCCATTTTTCTCGGCTAATAATTCTGCGCCTGAGAAAAAGTTCACGCCATAAGCAATGCTGTAACCAATAAAGAAATAAGCGATTGTCGAAACAGCAAAGTCGACCAAGATTTTGACTAAAGCATTGACTTGGTTCTTTTTACGAACTGTACCGAGCTCTAAAAAAGCAAACCCTGCGTGCATTGCCAAAACCATAATGGCGCCGAGCAATATAAATAGGACATCACTGCCTGATTTCAAGACTTCCATTGAAGCACCTCCCTGATATTTTGTGCATCATTATGGGGAATATATAGGGCACATTTTTCTGGGATTGCACTCATTTAGTGCAATTTATGCGCTGCAACATGGTTTATTATCAAAATATATACACTCGAGGGAGAACCCATGAAAAAAGTTTTATCAATTTTGGCTATTTTGGCTGCTTTTTCTGGCTTGGCACAAGCACAGGAGAAAATTCCTGTTCTGAGCACACAAGAACTGGCAAAAGTTTGCAAATTACCAGCTAGCCCAGAATCCCGCAGCTTTTGCATTGGTTACACCACAGCTATTTATGACACTTACTTAGCCACACGTCACCCACAACGTGCCAAGCCTTACATTTGCGTTAAGCAACCAGCTCCGGCCCGTGATGAGGTTATTGGTGAGTTTGTAAAATTTGCTGATGCTAACCAACAGGCCGCAGACAAACCGGCAGCCGGCGTTTTCTTGGGCTTCTTGGCATCACGCTTTCCTTGCGCCAAAAAATAATCCAAGCTACTCAGCATATTTAATCTATAGACATAAGGAACAGTTGATATGAAAAAAATTATCGCTATTACTGCTGCAACCCTAGCAATCGCAGGTTGCTCGAATATGAGCAACACAGAACAACGTACCTTATCTGGCGCTAGTATCGGCGCAGCTGCAGGTGCAGTTGGTACGGCTATTTTTCACGGCAACCCAATCTGGGGTGCAGTTGGTGGCGCTGCGGTTGGTGCAGCATCTGGCTATGTATACGATGCCTACAAAAAAGAGCAAGCATCTGAATACAACTCTGGTTACAACGCTGGCAAAAATAATCAACCAGCTAAAGCACCAAACTAATCCGACATCATTCGCATTGGTAGTGCTGTAGATTTAGAGTAGTTAATAAAAAACCCGACTTGTTATTCGCAAGTCGGGTTTTTCTTTTAAAGCCTCAGTTATAGACTTAACTTAACAGCAATTGATTAATCCGTTTTACATAAGCAGCAGGATCATTTAATTGACCACCTTCTGCCAAGAGCGCTTGATCAAACAAGACTTGCGTCCACTCATCAAAATGCTGGTTATCTGATTTCAACTTGAGGAGCAAAGGATGCTCAGGATTGATTTCGAGAATGGGTTTTGTGTCTGGCGCTTGCTGTCCTGCAGCCTTGAGCATCCGTAATAAATTACCGGAGAGCTCATTCTCATCAGAAACTAAACATGCTGGAGAGTCAGTCAAGCGGAAAGTGACACGCACATCCTTGACCTTGTCTTCCAAGGCAGCTTTCATACGATCGAGCAGATCCTTGAAATTCTTTTCAGTTTCTTCATGCTCTTTCTTTTCATTCTCATCACTAAGATTGCCCAGATCAAGTCCGCCCTTAGCTACTGAAGTCATGTGCTTGCCATCAAACTCTGTAAAGAAAGAAAGCATCCATTCATCCACACGGTCAGAAAGTAGCAAAACTTCAACGCCCTTCTTGCGGAAGATTTCTAAGTGGGGGCTGTTCTTGGCAGCGTTAAATGAATCGCCAGTGACATAATAAATTTTGTCCTGACCTTCTTTCATTCTGGATATGTAGTCTGCCAATGAAACTGTTTGCTCAACTGAGTCAGAGTGCGTACTTGCAAAACGCAAGAGTTTCAAAATGCGCTCTTGGTTCACTTGATCTTCGCCAACACCCTCTTTCAGTACTTGTCCAAACTGCGCCCAGAAAGTGCGGTACTTTTCTTTTTTGGCCTCATCATCGCTATTAGCCAACTCTTCCAGCATGCTCAGCACACGCTTAGTTGAACTCTCCCGAATAACCTTCACATCACGCGACTCTTGCAGAATTTCACGAGAGACATTCAATGGCAAATCTGTTGAGTCAATCACACCAGTAACAAAACGTAGATACATAGGCATCAGTTGCTCAGCATCATCCATGATGAATACTCGCTTTACATACAACTTGATTCCACCATGTTTATTACGATCCCACAAATCAAATGGTGCCCGCGCTGGAACATACAACAGTTGTGTAAATTCGCTACGGCCCTCTACCCGATTTAATGAATAGCAGAGTGGGTTTTCATAATCATGGGATAGATGCTTGTAGAACTCGTTGTATTGCTCTTCGGTAATTTCTGATTTGGAGCGCGCCCATAAAGCACTGGACTGATTAATACTCTCAAGCTCATCCTTGATTACCTGCTCTTTTTTATCTGCATCCCACTCTTCTTTATTCATCTGAATAGGCAAAGAGATGTGATCGGAATATTTGCGAATAATTGACTTCAGCTTGTGCGTAGAAAGGAAGTCATCTTCACCATCGCGCAAATGCATAGTGATAGAAGTGCCGCGTTGTGGGCGATCGATACTTTCTACAGTGAACTCACCTGAACCATCAGATTCCCAGCGCACACCGTCAGCAGCTGGCAAACCAGCTCGACGAGTTTCTACAGTAATGCGATCGGCAACAATAAATGCTGAATAAAAACCAACACCAAACTGACCAATCAAAGCTGCATCTTTTTGCTGATCGCCAGAGAGTTTTGAGAAAAATTCTTTCGTTCCGGATCGAGCTATCGTTCCTAGATTGGCAATCACCTCATCTCGACTCATGCCAATGCCATTATCAGAAATAGTGACGGTTCTAGCGGCCTTATCAAAACTGACCTTGATCTTTAAATCAGGATCATCACCATACCAATCTGGATGCTCAATCCCCTCAAAGCGGAGCTTGTCTGAAGCATCAGACGAATTAGAAATTAACTCACGAAGAAAAATTTCCTTGTTGGAGTACAAGGAATGAATCATCAACTGCAATAATTGCTTTACTTCGGCCTGAAAGCCCAAAGTCTCTTTACTAGCAACAGTCATATAGCTACCCCCTTAATGAATACCAATCAACTAGATTGACCCTAGATGGGGTCAAAATCCAGCATTTCAAGGCTCAAAATGGGGTGGACTAGGCAGAATGGGGTTTTGGGTGCTTTTCAGCCACGGTAAGTCCGGCCTTTTTCCAGGCGCCAAAACCGCCCTCTAAGTGGCAAACACGGGGAACTCCCATTTTTTGAAGGGTTTCGGTGGCCAAGGAGGACCTCCAAGCC
Proteins encoded in this window:
- a CDS encoding TRAP transporter large permease subunit — translated: MFDMHVMAILMLIGFFILLMVGVPVAITLATVGFVFGFLGFGTSLFNLLPARVFGIVAGYQWLAIPLFIFMGIMLEKSRLADDLLDVIGHIAGGVKGGMAVGIILFGALMGATTGIVGATVITLGLLTLPTLIRRGYNKSIACGAICASGTLGQIIPPSLILILLSDIMQLSVGTLFAAAVGPGLILVVVYIVFILILGWLKPDLMPPIPKEERSRVSGKELWVRFWKVVVPPIMLVVAVLGSIVGGVAAPTEAAAMGAVGSILVTFLSGRFKWDILKQVAIDTTKISALMMFILICAQVFALSFRGLNGEELISGMFEVIPGGINSDIWFMLLLIFVLGFFIEWIEISYIAVPLFLPVLLAQGADPVWVAMMITVCLQSSFLTPPFGWALFYLKGVAPPEVKIRDLYIGVLPFLFMQGVALFLVFYYPQISLWLPKVIGW
- a CDS encoding TRAP transporter small permease subunit, whose product is MHPLLLKIALRIEGLIDFTGKATSYVALAIVGLITVNVFLRYTMSIGSVWAQELEWHLLAALILFGMSYALLRGDNVRVDLFYANYSPKTKYRVDILSAVLTIIVALLFIYLSSSYVVQSFSIGEMSPDPGGIPYRWIVKGLIPIGFALLALQGVGELCRVILNGYSTKGGQHV
- a CDS encoding MFS transporter, encoding MSRSTKVAPMTAEERKVIFASSLGTVFEWYDFYLYGSLAAIIAKQFFSGLDQGSAFIFALLAFAAGFIVRPFGALVFGRLGDLIGRKYTFLVTILLMGVSTFVVGILPNYDSIGVAAPVILIALRMLQGLALGGEYGGAATYVAEHAPHGRRGAYTSWIQTTATLGLFLSLLVILGARELTGSDFEVWGWRIPFVVSIALLGISIWIRLSMNESPAFKKMKEEGKLSKAPLTESFAQWKNLKIVLLALFGLVAGQAVVWYTGQFYALFYLTQVLKVDSTTANLLIAAALIIGTPFFVIFGTLSDMIGRKVIIMGGLLLAVVTYIPGTPVSVFNALTHFANPALEKAMVAAPATITADLSECSFQFNPTDTAKFTSSCDIAKQVMASNSASYKTISGAVGSTAIIKIGETEIQAYSAKGMTLIESQSRDADFKNAIRNALNDAGYPAKANPDEISYVPVLLLLAYLVILVTMVYGPIAAMLVEMFPTRIRYTSMSLPYHIGNGWFGGLLPTISFALVAQNGNIYYGLWYPIIIAAITLVIGTLFIRETKDVDIYAND
- a CDS encoding TRAP transporter substrate-binding protein, giving the protein MKTNRRKFLSTGIGAGVVGATLGAPAIVRAQSSQTFNWKMTSAYPKGAPFYMDGPGSATDLAKRIGEMSNGRLKIQVFGAGELIPAFEGFDAVRSGTVEMNHANSYFWTGKTFAAQYFTAVPFGLNFQGMNGWLYDGGGIDLWNETYAPFGMIAMPCGNTGVQMTGWFKKKINSVADLKGLKMRIPGLAGKVYAKLGVDVKVLPGGEIFPALERGVIDAAEFVGPFQDRRLGLQKAAKFYYTTGWHEPATTSELLINKAAWEKLPKDLQAVVQNASAACNVIGEAWCQRNNAEAMKDLVEKQGVTALQLPDSVVAAMRTETKKILDESAAADPMTKKVHDSYFAFKRNYDSWASYSEATYHSKVRG